One Agrococcus jenensis genomic region harbors:
- the xylA gene encoding xylose isomerase, protein MATTPTPDDRFSFGLWTVGWTGNDPFGPPTRPDLDVVEAVERLAGLGAWGLTFHDDDLFPFGSSDAERQHQIDRLRGALDDTGLVVPMVTTNLFSHPVFKDGGFTSNDRSVRRFALRKVLRNIDLAAELGAQTFVMWGGREGAEYDSAKDVQAALARYREAVNLLSEHVVERGYDMRFAIEPKPNEPRGDILLPTLGHALAFIATLDRPDLVGVNPEVGHEQMAGLNFTAGIAQALEHGKLFHIDLNGQRGIKFDQDLVFGHGDLFNAFSLVDLLEHGSPTGGPAYDGPRHFDYKPSRTEDYDGVWASAAANMRNYLLLKERAQAFRADPEVQAALSAAKVDELRTPTLAEGESIADLVADRSAFEDFDAEAYFGGKGAGFVHLQQLATEHLLGAR, encoded by the coding sequence ATGGCCACGACCCCCACCCCCGACGACCGCTTCTCCTTCGGCCTCTGGACCGTCGGTTGGACGGGCAACGACCCGTTCGGCCCGCCGACCCGCCCCGACCTCGACGTCGTGGAGGCCGTCGAGCGCCTCGCGGGCCTCGGCGCGTGGGGGCTCACGTTCCACGACGACGACCTGTTCCCCTTCGGCTCGAGCGACGCCGAGCGGCAGCACCAGATCGATCGGCTCCGCGGCGCGCTCGACGACACCGGTCTCGTCGTGCCCATGGTGACGACGAACCTGTTCTCGCACCCCGTCTTCAAGGACGGCGGCTTCACGAGCAACGACCGCTCGGTCCGCCGCTTCGCGCTGCGCAAGGTGCTGCGCAACATCGACCTCGCCGCCGAGCTCGGCGCGCAGACCTTCGTCATGTGGGGTGGCCGCGAAGGCGCCGAGTACGACTCCGCGAAGGACGTGCAGGCCGCGCTCGCCCGCTACCGCGAGGCCGTGAACCTGCTCTCGGAGCACGTCGTCGAGCGCGGCTACGACATGCGCTTCGCGATCGAGCCGAAGCCGAACGAGCCGCGCGGCGACATCCTGCTGCCGACGCTCGGGCACGCGCTCGCCTTCATCGCGACGCTCGACCGGCCCGACCTCGTCGGGGTCAACCCCGAGGTGGGGCACGAGCAGATGGCCGGTCTCAACTTCACCGCCGGCATCGCGCAGGCGCTCGAGCACGGCAAGCTCTTCCACATCGACCTCAACGGGCAGCGCGGCATCAAGTTCGACCAGGACCTCGTCTTCGGCCACGGAGACCTGTTCAACGCGTTCTCGCTCGTCGACCTGCTCGAGCACGGCTCGCCGACCGGCGGCCCCGCCTACGACGGACCGCGGCACTTCGACTACAAGCCGTCGCGCACCGAGGACTACGACGGCGTGTGGGCGTCGGCCGCCGCGAACATGCGCAACTACCTGCTGCTCAAGGAGCGAGCCCAGGCGTTCCGCGCCGACCCCGAGGTGCAGGCCGCGCTCTCGGCCGCGAAGGTCGACGAGCTGCGCACCCCGACGCTCGCCGAGGGCGAGTCGATCGCCGACCTCGTCGCCGACCGCAGCGCGTTCGAGGACTTCGACGCCGAGGCCTACTTCGGCGGCAAGGGCGCCGGCTTCGTGCACCTGCAGCAGCTGGCGACCGAGCACCTGCTCGGCGCGCGCTGA
- a CDS encoding FGGY family carbohydrate kinase codes for MTLVAGVDSSTQSCKVVVRDLESGATVRAGRAPHPDGTAVDPERWWQALLAAVADAGGLDDVTAISVGAQQHGMVALDDRGEPVFDALLWNDVRSAAAAAALVDELGAEALARRTGVVPVASFTIAKARWLADAHPELAARVAAIALPHDWLTWRLRGFGPAAPELSALTTDASDASGTGWTTVDGEHDRALLGAALRRDASDVVVPRVLPAGATAGVTAAHPGIPPGLVIGVGCGDNAGAALGLGAAEGDVIVSLGTSGVVTAVTRAFAPDATGTVAGFADASGLRLPLVATLNAARVLDAAARLLGVDHATLGELALAAPAGADGLVLRPYLEGERTPNLPTATATLYGMTSRSLTREGFARASIEGMVCGLADGLDALERLGVEPRRVLLIGGAAQSPAVQRIAAAVLGRPVAVPTPGEYVAAGAAVQAAWALTGSRPSWAVEATTVVEQPRPEVRAAYAATPADPIGDAAGR; via the coding sequence ATGACCCTCGTCGCGGGCGTCGACTCCTCGACGCAGTCGTGCAAGGTCGTCGTCCGCGACCTCGAGAGCGGGGCGACGGTGCGCGCGGGTCGCGCGCCGCACCCCGACGGCACGGCCGTCGACCCCGAGCGGTGGTGGCAGGCGCTGCTCGCCGCGGTCGCAGACGCCGGCGGCCTCGACGACGTCACCGCCATCTCGGTCGGGGCGCAGCAGCACGGCATGGTCGCGCTCGACGACCGCGGCGAGCCCGTCTTCGACGCGCTGCTGTGGAACGACGTGCGCTCCGCGGCCGCGGCCGCCGCGCTCGTCGACGAGCTCGGCGCCGAGGCGCTCGCGCGGCGCACCGGCGTCGTGCCGGTCGCGTCGTTCACGATCGCGAAGGCGCGCTGGCTCGCCGATGCGCACCCCGAGCTCGCGGCGCGCGTCGCCGCGATCGCGCTCCCCCACGACTGGCTCACCTGGCGGCTGCGGGGCTTCGGCCCCGCAGCCCCCGAGCTGTCGGCGCTCACGACCGACGCCTCCGACGCCTCCGGCACCGGCTGGACGACGGTCGACGGGGAGCACGACCGCGCGCTGCTCGGCGCAGCGCTCCGCCGCGACGCGAGCGACGTGGTGGTGCCGCGCGTGCTGCCGGCCGGAGCGACCGCGGGGGTCACCGCAGCGCATCCCGGCATCCCGCCGGGGCTCGTGATCGGCGTCGGCTGCGGCGACAACGCCGGCGCCGCGCTGGGCCTCGGCGCGGCCGAGGGCGACGTGATCGTGTCGCTCGGCACCTCGGGCGTCGTGACGGCCGTGACGCGCGCGTTCGCCCCGGATGCGACGGGCACCGTCGCCGGCTTCGCCGACGCCTCCGGGCTGCGGCTGCCGCTCGTCGCGACGCTCAACGCGGCGCGCGTGCTCGACGCCGCGGCGCGCCTGCTCGGCGTCGACCACGCGACGCTCGGCGAGCTGGCGCTCGCCGCGCCCGCCGGCGCCGACGGCCTGGTGCTGCGGCCCTACCTGGAGGGCGAGCGCACGCCGAACCTGCCGACCGCGACCGCGACCCTGTACGGCATGACGAGCCGCTCGCTCACGCGCGAGGGGTTCGCGCGCGCATCGATCGAGGGCATGGTGTGCGGGCTCGCCGACGGGCTCGACGCGCTCGAGCGGCTCGGCGTGGAGCCCCGCCGCGTGCTGCTCATCGGCGGCGCGGCGCAGTCGCCCGCCGTGCAGCGCATCGCTGCCGCGGTGCTCGGCCGGCCGGTCGCCGTGCCGACGCCGGGCGAGTACGTCGCCGCCGGCGCGGCGGTGCAGGCGGCGTGGGCGCTCACGGGCTCGCGGCCGTCCTGGGCCGTCGAGGCAACGACCGTCGTCGAGCAGCCGCGGCCGGAGGTGCGCGCGGCCTACGCCGCGACGCCCGCCGACCCGATCGGCGACGCGGCCGGCCGGTAG
- a CDS encoding ROK family transcriptional regulator, producing MSTQAHTGSRELRRANLSRVLRLVHEEGAASRAALTRRTGLSRSTIADLVASLEEAGLVVERDPTGTGGVGRPSPVVHASADVVAIGTGVEADAVTVAVVGLDGAVAHRIRHEYEAEPSAAATVEIVGRLVDSLAPALTGARVLGIGAAVPGLVSAADGLVRMVPHAGWVDEPIARLLADRTGLPAFADNDANLGAAAESTFGAGRGLSSLVYLHGGPSGIGSGVRLGGTAPASAHGFAAELGHTLVDPRGARCRCGATGCLETEVRFDLLLDVLGRDRLDLPDVSAALREAASPEVDAFVAEQLRRLATGLRNAVNAFDPEAVVLGGFLGALFAEQPETLLAALRAQLMPPIAESLVVVRGALGEDRLLIGAAQLALRGLLEDPLGA from the coding sequence ATGAGCACGCAGGCGCACACCGGTTCGCGCGAGCTGCGCCGCGCCAACCTCTCGCGCGTGCTGCGGCTCGTGCACGAGGAGGGCGCGGCGTCGCGCGCCGCGCTCACGCGCCGCACGGGCCTGAGCCGCTCGACGATCGCCGACCTCGTGGCCTCGCTCGAGGAGGCGGGGCTCGTCGTCGAGCGCGACCCGACCGGCACGGGCGGCGTCGGCAGGCCGTCGCCCGTCGTGCACGCCTCGGCCGACGTCGTGGCGATCGGCACCGGCGTCGAGGCCGACGCCGTGACGGTCGCGGTCGTGGGGCTCGACGGCGCCGTCGCGCACCGCATCCGCCACGAGTACGAGGCCGAGCCCTCGGCGGCGGCGACGGTCGAGATCGTCGGCAGGCTCGTCGACTCGCTCGCGCCGGCGCTCACGGGCGCCCGCGTGCTCGGCATCGGCGCTGCGGTGCCAGGGCTCGTGAGCGCCGCCGACGGGCTCGTGCGGATGGTGCCGCACGCGGGCTGGGTCGACGAGCCGATCGCCCGCCTGCTCGCCGACCGCACCGGCCTGCCCGCGTTCGCCGACAACGACGCGAACCTCGGCGCCGCAGCGGAGTCGACGTTCGGCGCCGGCCGGGGCCTGTCGAGCCTCGTCTACCTCCACGGCGGCCCCTCCGGCATCGGCTCCGGCGTGCGCCTCGGCGGCACGGCGCCGGCGAGCGCGCACGGCTTCGCGGCCGAGCTCGGCCACACGCTCGTCGACCCGCGCGGCGCGCGCTGCCGCTGCGGCGCGACGGGATGCCTCGAGACCGAGGTGCGCTTCGACCTGCTGCTCGACGTCCTCGGCCGCGACCGCCTCGACCTGCCCGACGTGAGCGCGGCGCTCCGGGAAGCGGCGAGCCCGGAGGTCGACGCCTTCGTCGCCGAGCAGCTGCGGCGGCTCGCGACCGGGCTGCGGAACGCGGTCAACGCGTTCGACCCCGAGGCGGTCGTGCTCGGCGGGTTCCTCGGCGCGCTCTTCGCGGAGCAGCCCGAGACGCTGCTCGCGGCGCTCCGCGCCCAGCTCATGCCGCCCATCGCCGAGTCGCTCGTGGTGGTGCGCGGCGCGCTCGGCGAGGACCGGCTGCTCATCGGCGCCGCGCAGCTCGCGCTCCGCGGGCTCCTCGAGGATCCGCTCGGCGCGTGA
- a CDS encoding glycoside hydrolase family 43 protein yields the protein MPVANPILPGCFPDPSICRVGEWHYLVTSTFELLPGMPVMRSRDLATWETIGHVLDRPGMVDLAGIRSSGGIFAPTIRHDGERFWIVTTLVDPADGERGGTFLVTADDAAGPWSDPIWIDVAGIDPSLLFDDDGRAWMHGTRLVAEPEWHHQTEVWVRELSLDEGRLVGEEHVVWTGAVRGAVWAEGPHLLRIDGTCYLLAAEGGTAFEHAVCIARAEHPTGPFVGSPANPVLTHRQLGHGAEVQAVGHADLVQAPDGRWWAVLLGTRPYDGHRHPLGRETFLCPVEWQDGWPVFAPGEGRVPATVELGVALTPGVWQPDSRSAGAVAPEDPRWTSVRGFAAPFATPDGEGWSLRATQDGLGDPGTPAFLGVRQQHRELDVTVRVEHVADGAAAGLVLRQSEDDHVALLVEPRGTGSRVRAVHRRAGEETEVGAVDLDAGAALLGVRARGSDYRLLVDGDVVATVDARTLDTAATGGFLGVWIGIAAVGVAGAEARFGALDYRPAASPIGSAGVAA from the coding sequence GTGCCGGTCGCGAACCCGATCCTGCCGGGCTGCTTCCCCGACCCCTCGATCTGCCGCGTGGGGGAGTGGCACTACCTCGTCACGTCCACGTTCGAGCTGCTGCCCGGCATGCCGGTGATGCGGTCGCGCGACCTCGCGACCTGGGAGACGATCGGCCACGTGCTCGACCGGCCCGGGATGGTCGACCTGGCCGGCATCCGCTCGTCCGGCGGCATCTTCGCGCCGACGATCCGGCACGACGGCGAGCGGTTCTGGATCGTCACGACGCTCGTCGACCCCGCGGACGGCGAGCGCGGCGGCACGTTCCTCGTCACCGCCGACGACGCGGCCGGCCCCTGGAGCGACCCGATCTGGATCGACGTGGCAGGCATCGACCCGTCGCTGCTGTTCGACGACGACGGCCGGGCGTGGATGCACGGCACGCGCCTCGTCGCCGAGCCCGAGTGGCACCACCAGACCGAGGTCTGGGTGCGTGAGCTCTCGCTCGACGAGGGGCGGCTCGTCGGCGAGGAGCACGTCGTGTGGACCGGAGCCGTGCGCGGCGCCGTGTGGGCCGAGGGCCCGCACCTGCTGCGCATCGACGGCACGTGCTACCTGCTCGCCGCAGAGGGCGGCACCGCGTTCGAGCACGCGGTGTGCATCGCGCGCGCGGAGCACCCGACCGGCCCGTTCGTCGGTTCGCCCGCCAACCCCGTGCTCACGCACCGGCAGCTCGGGCACGGCGCCGAGGTGCAGGCTGTCGGCCACGCCGACCTCGTCCAGGCACCGGACGGGCGCTGGTGGGCGGTGCTGCTCGGCACCCGCCCATACGACGGGCACCGGCACCCGCTCGGCCGGGAGACCTTCCTGTGCCCCGTCGAGTGGCAGGACGGCTGGCCGGTCTTCGCGCCCGGGGAGGGGCGCGTGCCTGCCACGGTCGAGCTCGGCGTGGCGCTGACGCCTGGCGTCTGGCAGCCCGACTCGCGCTCGGCGGGCGCCGTCGCGCCCGAGGATCCGCGCTGGACGAGCGTGCGCGGCTTCGCCGCGCCGTTCGCGACGCCCGACGGCGAGGGCTGGTCGCTGCGGGCCACCCAGGACGGCCTCGGCGACCCCGGCACCCCCGCCTTCCTGGGCGTGCGGCAGCAGCACCGGGAGCTCGACGTCACGGTGCGGGTCGAGCACGTCGCCGACGGCGCCGCCGCCGGCCTCGTGCTGCGCCAGTCGGAGGACGACCACGTCGCGCTGCTCGTCGAGCCGCGCGGAACAGGGTCGCGCGTGCGCGCGGTGCACCGCCGCGCGGGCGAGGAGACCGAGGTCGGCGCCGTCGACCTCGACGCCGGCGCAGCGCTGCTTGGCGTGCGGGCGCGCGGCAGCGACTACCGGCTGCTCGTCGACGGCGACGTGGTCGCGACCGTCGACGCCCGCACGCTCGACACGGCCGCGACCGGCGGCTTCCTCGGCGTCTGGATCGGCATCGCCGCCGTCGGCGTGGCCGGTGCCGAGGCCCGCTTCGGGGCGCTCGACTACCGGCCGGCCGCGTCGCCGATCGGGTCGGCGGGCGTCGCGGCGTAG
- a CDS encoding beta-glucosidase: MTTTVHTSGAPLADVGRAPALPASPLVSERVRELHARMTLEERLAQLVGYWLDQGGSVVAPMQGEMASAADGASLASITEHGIGHYTRVYGTRPVEPAARAAWLVAEQRRLQRETRLGIPAIVHEECLTGLAAWKAATFPTPLAWGAAFDPGLVEEMGRAIGDSMRSLGIHQGLAPVLDVVRDPRWGRVDECIGEDPYLVGTVGSAYVRGLQGAGVHATLKHFVGYSASNAGRNHAPVSAGPREIADTYLPPFEMAIRDGGARSVMNSYTDVDGIPVASDERMLTDVLRGELGFDGVVVSDYFSVAFLEVMHGIAADRGEAAAQALIAGIDVELPTGDAFLGPLAARIRAGELDEAYVDRAVLRVLAQKEELGLLEPDAFADDAPTTIDLDSPRHRAIARRLAAESLVLLANDGTLPLAAPARVAVIGPNADRSEALQGCYSFANHVLAHHPGVEPGFAIPTVREALAAALPGSAIEAVEGVGVEDGDARGIADAAAAAARADVAIVVVGDDAGLFGRGTVGEGNDVASLELPGRQRELVEAVVATGTPVVLVLLTGRPYAVPWALEGDVAPAAVLQAFFPGEAGGEAIADVLTGATSPSGRLPVSLPRTTGAQPYTYAHARLGGPSDVTTADPTPLRPFGFGLSYASFSYTDLEVDASAPTDGAFRASVVVTNTGDVACDDVVQLYGRDLVGSIPRPLVQLLGYARVSLAPGASARVELSVPARRFSFTDRRIVRVVEPGEVEVWIASHAAASSPRSDDDDPSQGVISNARRSEAVAIPGTATARARLTLTGPVHEVGPGDRRVVDVTIG; the protein is encoded by the coding sequence ATGACCACCACCGTGCACACGAGCGGCGCACCGCTCGCCGACGTCGGACGGGCGCCTGCCCTGCCCGCGAGCCCGCTCGTCTCCGAGCGGGTGCGCGAGCTCCACGCCCGCATGACCCTCGAGGAGCGGCTGGCCCAGCTCGTCGGCTACTGGCTCGACCAGGGCGGCAGCGTCGTCGCCCCGATGCAGGGGGAGATGGCGAGCGCGGCGGACGGGGCGTCGCTCGCGTCGATCACCGAGCACGGGATCGGCCACTACACCCGCGTCTACGGCACGCGACCCGTCGAGCCCGCGGCGCGCGCCGCGTGGCTCGTCGCCGAGCAGCGGCGGCTCCAGCGCGAGACGCGGCTCGGCATCCCCGCGATCGTGCACGAGGAGTGCCTCACGGGGCTCGCGGCGTGGAAGGCGGCGACCTTCCCCACGCCGCTCGCCTGGGGCGCCGCGTTCGACCCGGGGCTCGTCGAGGAGATGGGGCGCGCGATCGGCGACTCGATGCGCAGCCTCGGCATCCACCAGGGCCTGGCGCCCGTGCTCGACGTCGTCCGCGACCCGCGCTGGGGCCGGGTGGACGAGTGCATCGGCGAGGACCCGTACCTCGTCGGCACCGTCGGCAGCGCCTACGTGCGCGGCCTCCAGGGCGCCGGCGTCCACGCGACGCTCAAGCACTTCGTCGGCTACAGCGCCTCGAACGCGGGCCGCAACCACGCGCCCGTCTCGGCGGGGCCGCGCGAGATCGCCGACACCTACCTGCCGCCCTTCGAGATGGCCATCCGCGACGGCGGTGCGCGCTCCGTCATGAACAGCTACACCGACGTCGACGGGATCCCGGTGGCATCCGACGAGCGGATGCTCACCGACGTGCTGCGCGGCGAGCTCGGCTTCGACGGGGTGGTGGTCTCCGACTACTTCTCGGTCGCGTTCCTCGAGGTCATGCACGGCATCGCCGCCGACCGCGGCGAGGCGGCGGCGCAGGCGCTCATCGCCGGCATCGACGTCGAGCTGCCGACGGGCGACGCGTTCCTCGGCCCGCTCGCCGCACGCATCCGCGCCGGCGAGCTCGACGAGGCCTACGTCGATCGCGCCGTGCTGCGCGTGCTCGCCCAGAAGGAGGAGCTCGGGCTGCTCGAGCCCGACGCCTTCGCCGACGACGCGCCCACGACGATCGACCTCGACTCGCCGCGGCACCGCGCCATCGCCCGCAGGCTCGCCGCGGAGTCGCTCGTGCTGCTCGCCAACGACGGCACGCTGCCGCTGGCCGCGCCCGCGCGCGTCGCGGTCATCGGCCCCAACGCCGACCGGTCGGAGGCGCTGCAGGGCTGCTACTCCTTCGCCAACCACGTGCTCGCGCACCACCCGGGGGTCGAGCCCGGCTTCGCGATCCCCACCGTGCGCGAGGCGCTCGCGGCGGCGCTCCCCGGCAGCGCGATCGAGGCCGTCGAGGGGGTCGGCGTCGAGGACGGCGACGCGCGCGGCATCGCGGATGCCGCGGCTGCCGCGGCGCGCGCCGACGTCGCGATCGTCGTCGTCGGCGACGACGCGGGGCTCTTCGGCCGCGGCACCGTCGGGGAGGGCAACGACGTCGCCTCGCTCGAGCTGCCTGGCAGGCAGCGCGAGCTCGTCGAGGCGGTCGTCGCGACCGGCACGCCCGTTGTGCTCGTGCTCCTCACCGGCCGGCCCTACGCGGTGCCGTGGGCGCTCGAGGGCGACGTCGCGCCCGCGGCCGTGCTGCAGGCGTTCTTCCCCGGGGAGGCGGGCGGCGAGGCGATCGCCGACGTCCTGACCGGTGCCACCTCGCCGTCCGGCCGGCTCCCGGTCTCGCTGCCGCGCACCACGGGCGCCCAGCCGTACACGTACGCGCACGCGCGGCTCGGCGGGCCGTCCGACGTGACGACCGCCGACCCGACGCCGCTGCGCCCGTTCGGCTTCGGCCTCTCCTACGCGTCGTTCTCGTACACCGACCTCGAGGTCGACGCGTCGGCGCCGACCGACGGCGCGTTCCGCGCATCCGTCGTCGTCACGAACACGGGCGACGTTGCCTGCGACGACGTCGTGCAGCTGTACGGCCGCGACCTCGTCGGCTCGATCCCGCGGCCGCTCGTGCAGCTGCTGGGCTACGCGCGCGTCTCGCTCGCCCCCGGCGCCTCGGCGAGGGTCGAGCTCAGCGTGCCCGCGCGCCGCTTCTCGTTCACCGACCGGCGGATCGTGCGCGTCGTCGAGCCCGGCGAGGTCGAGGTGTGGATCGCGTCGCACGCTGCGGCCTCCTCGCCGCGGTCGGACGACGACGACCCGTCGCAGGGCGTCATCTCGAACGCGCGGCGGAGCGAGGCGGTCGCGATCCCCGGCACCGCGACCGCTCGCGCGCGCCTGACCCTGACCGGGCCGGTGCACGAGGTGGGCCCGGGCGACCGGCGCGTCGTCGACGTGACGATCGGCTGA
- a CDS encoding SRPBCC family protein, with translation MALDSEHDGGQRVEVTGFVAATTDAVWALWTTADGLRQWWWPQFDDTRYEVDAQEGGWYRIRTAEGGIGVQGTYVELLEGERIVQTWDWLGGDGTAATQLVTVELEELDGGTLVRVTQTGPADELEQLEQGWSDILTRLEELLDD, from the coding sequence ATGGCACTCGACAGCGAGCACGACGGCGGGCAGCGGGTCGAGGTGACCGGCTTCGTCGCCGCGACGACCGACGCGGTGTGGGCGCTCTGGACCACCGCCGACGGCCTGCGGCAGTGGTGGTGGCCCCAGTTCGACGACACGCGCTACGAGGTCGACGCCCAGGAGGGCGGCTGGTACCGCATCCGCACGGCCGAGGGCGGCATCGGCGTGCAGGGCACGTACGTCGAGCTGCTCGAGGGGGAGCGCATCGTGCAGACGTGGGACTGGCTCGGCGGCGACGGCACCGCCGCCACGCAGCTCGTCACCGTCGAGCTCGAGGAGCTCGACGGCGGCACGCTCGTGCGGGTGACGCAGACCGGGCCCGCGGACGAGCTCGAGCAGCTCGAGCAGGGCTGGAGCGACATCCTCACGCGGCTGGAGGAGCTGCTCGACGACTGA
- a CDS encoding carbohydrate ABC transporter permease, whose protein sequence is MTTSILPARPALRRPNRRVAAWGSPVVYLCSIVLIAICMGPVIYIILGGFRTNSQITTSPSGFPSPWVATNYLEVLASGSFWQTMGNSAVVGVATAVGVVALGLMASFVLARYEFVGKGAMYALFAAGLMFPVTVAITPLYLLVRNLGLTNTLAGVILPQIAFALPVTIIILVPFLRAIPVELEEAAAIDGASRLGFFFRMVVPLSLPGVITTGILAFVGSWNGYMLPLFILNDPNLYTLPLGVQNFSSQYSVDTARVMAFTALSTVPALVFFSIFERRIVGGLTGAIKG, encoded by the coding sequence GTGACGACCTCCATCCTCCCCGCGCGACCCGCCCTGCGGCGCCCGAACCGACGCGTCGCCGCCTGGGGCAGCCCGGTCGTCTACCTGTGCTCGATCGTGCTCATCGCGATCTGCATGGGACCGGTGATCTACATCATCCTGGGCGGGTTCCGCACGAACTCGCAGATCACCACGAGCCCGTCCGGCTTCCCGAGCCCCTGGGTCGCGACGAACTACCTCGAGGTGCTCGCGAGCGGCAGCTTCTGGCAGACGATGGGCAACTCCGCCGTCGTCGGCGTCGCGACCGCGGTCGGCGTCGTCGCGCTCGGCCTCATGGCGAGCTTCGTGCTCGCCCGCTACGAGTTCGTCGGCAAGGGCGCCATGTACGCGCTCTTCGCCGCCGGCCTCATGTTCCCCGTCACGGTCGCGATCACGCCGCTCTACCTGCTCGTGCGCAACCTCGGCCTGACGAACACGCTCGCCGGCGTGATCCTGCCGCAGATCGCCTTCGCGCTACCCGTCACGATCATCATCCTCGTGCCGTTCCTCCGGGCGATCCCGGTGGAGCTCGAGGAGGCGGCGGCGATCGACGGCGCGAGCCGGCTCGGCTTCTTCTTCCGGATGGTCGTGCCGCTCAGCCTGCCGGGCGTCATCACGACCGGCATCCTCGCGTTCGTGGGCTCGTGGAACGGCTACATGCTGCCGCTGTTCATCCTCAACGACCCGAACCTCTACACGCTGCCGCTCGGCGTGCAGAACTTCTCGTCGCAGTACTCCGTCGACACCGCGCGCGTGATGGCCTTCACCGCACTCTCCACGGTGCCGGCCCTCGTGTTCTTCAGCATCTTCGAGCGCCGCATCGTCGGCGGCCTGACGGGAGCGATCAAGGGATGA
- a CDS encoding LacI family DNA-binding transcriptional regulator: MASGERRRPNIRDVAAVAGVSYQTVSRALNRHPNIRPETLARIEAAIVELGYRPNAAARALVRRSSQTIGLLTLPTTHYGPQAQQIAIEMAARDAGYRIALTNAATGSVEDLAAGVTFLRETSVDALVVSVAETAMLEALAQLRVEVPYVTLEPTGLASGHSVAIDQRLGARMAIDHLASLGHRRIAQLCGPSGSIDATARTSGTEERIAELGLELVGTVEGDWTPDSGHAVGARVLALGATGIVVGNDQMALGLMHACRDAGLDVPGDVSIVGFDDVPEAAHFPTPLTTVRQEFEQVGAAAMRVLLDDLEGRAGLVHLRIPPVLVTRASVARP, from the coding sequence ATGGCGTCCGGAGAGCGGAGGCGACCGAACATCCGCGACGTCGCGGCGGTCGCCGGGGTCAGCTATCAGACGGTCTCGCGCGCGCTGAACCGGCACCCCAACATCCGCCCCGAGACCCTCGCGCGGATCGAGGCGGCCATCGTCGAGCTCGGCTACCGGCCGAACGCCGCGGCGCGCGCGCTCGTGCGCCGCAGCTCGCAGACGATCGGGCTCCTCACGCTCCCCACGACCCACTACGGGCCGCAGGCGCAGCAGATCGCGATCGAGATGGCGGCGCGCGACGCCGGGTACCGGATCGCGCTCACGAACGCGGCCACCGGCAGCGTCGAGGACCTGGCGGCGGGCGTCACGTTCCTGCGGGAGACGAGCGTCGACGCGCTCGTCGTCTCGGTCGCCGAGACCGCGATGCTCGAGGCGCTCGCGCAGCTGCGCGTCGAGGTGCCCTACGTCACCCTGGAGCCGACCGGCCTCGCATCCGGGCACAGCGTCGCCATCGACCAGCGGCTCGGCGCGCGGATGGCGATCGACCACCTCGCGAGCCTCGGTCACCGGCGCATCGCCCAGCTGTGCGGGCCGAGCGGCTCGATCGACGCGACCGCGCGCACGTCGGGCACGGAGGAGCGCATCGCGGAGCTCGGCCTCGAGCTCGTCGGCACGGTCGAGGGCGACTGGACGCCCGACTCGGGCCACGCGGTCGGGGCGCGCGTGCTTGCGCTCGGGGCCACGGGGATCGTGGTCGGCAACGACCAGATGGCGCTCGGCCTCATGCACGCGTGCCGCGACGCGGGCCTCGACGTGCCGGGCGACGTGTCGATCGTCGGCTTCGACGACGTGCCGGAGGCGGCCCACTTCCCCACGCCGCTCACGACCGTGCGGCAGGAGTTCGAGCAGGTCGGCGCAGCCGCGATGCGCGTGCTGCTCGACGACCTCGAGGGGCGCGCGGGGCTCGTGCACCTGCGGATCCCGCCCGTGCTCGTGACCCGCGCGTCGGTCGCTCGCCCCTGA